In Eupeodes corollae chromosome X, idEupCoro1.1, whole genome shotgun sequence, the following proteins share a genomic window:
- the LOC129953392 gene encoding inactive rhomboid protein 1 isoform X2, with amino-acid sequence MSSDDGNSYQKSNHHQTHLLHHPSSSIHHSQTTLPNPSLSSSKYRGSGGSNSNRNLAQKHHHHQHQQQSSLKQQSMLLSSTSSAVSSSKSSGIISTSHQHHNQQHSHSQNLSNNENASNLASNSISRRKSSLTYQHQQIMTATTSSASADVIAMVDIGDIDVARSPSSFASPSRYSPNANDGAFHHIGSKLSIHPIDARYDDTMTCCLPPPSPAPNCDRFIMGIPSPSSSINSSSHLNDTQPSSASALISGSQSSSSSSTTQQQQSIAGANITHKYSGVGMNSSIQRSMSPNSRYRLPERYREISPKCDRFVASPHFLSNSTPLVSNDIYLSSNVHTPVKRYVPTPPPTEVYSDITHHSTSTSSASATGANYHTLVKSPNLPHQTQSSSQQTQQHNSVSTLPYRFRMKCCINEQPVSVSTNLSTLSQNTPHHERIAAANSFATSPRVRSGFKCSATNDTTASELSPQRQNVASSYQQQHANSAIPNNLRTPRNSSCILNDYVSRTPSIEYIGSSVGRILTPVSILSEPSIGACLHCNTIRRTTGVHQTTQTTGPVSPVPLQNLPEVSDLAESATSNELTSSTSTPSTNESHISPLSPSQHYQQHQEQLQVYQRNPEIICGEQQRRVHTHVNRNFQKQQLDQHEELLHYKEAIDQPKDLLQEQQQQQQQQQQQHQQQQQQQQQQQQHEHYLQQPSQYQQQQLQLQHSQQYHQQQPSHNHIRHIVTTNNVTGSGVGGIPNSLNSRQQLQHRFSRKQRLNQYVRKQISKFFGVDSQTENDERAIWLGRQRRFAIRRFGSLKTESELNSNNGRRHNVVQQPPTERPDILPAQTEESQAQSHINVADFNHGQHVERKASVPTMIISGMSYIVQTLNKRQHRNQRLWSRSFAPAHVTAINGDNPSDICEGLTTLQEEDVFFDSPGNDSGNFSNVTEGRVASAKIIEHQRQIYMGERVHGWRTSAIIDQQLSQQQQTNGGNGLGLGNAVGMQHQIGSRGIRISSQLLDGVLENSRRPVARKVKLFSVQDLDDRNDHRPFFTYWINTVQILVLILSLICYGIGPIGLGIEQKTGQVLVPSLSLQTVQHHEQRNVWIGPRNSDLVHMGAKFATCMRKDIKIMDVISKTRRQERETACCIRNDDSGCVQSSQADCSVRGLFPTKWSPGESGPGGRISGSVCGLDPKFCDAPASIAPYEWPDDITKWPICRKTNSFSQRFRFKDHTAEHMVCEVIGHPCCTGVFGECRITTREYCDFVNGYFHEEASLCSQISCLNNVCGMFPFFSIEVPDQFYRLFTSLCLHAGILHLAITIAFQHVFLADLERLIGPIRTAIVYIGSGLAGNLTSAVLVPYKPEVGPLASLAGVIASFVVLLILIHWKQLRKPHLALFKLIVIGGILFGIGTLPWQLNFAGLLAGIFCGIFLTIALVPFVTITKYGRKTKINLIWTCILFHLFIYAAMLVIFYLFPTEITSFNFGDVINSGFNLNSGSIESFRNIHATANNNNNNHHQQQQQQQHHHHHHSDDIITNTVLSALTTNNDNSALQYQQQTLQSQQKTFYHRLFNSNNHNLTTINNYYYYNNNNRSNSRNNNM; translated from the exons ATGTCTTCCGATGACGGAAATTCATATCAAAAGAGCAATCATCACCAAACGCACCTCCTTCATCATCCCAGTAGCAGCATCCATCACTCCCAAACAACGCTGCCGAATCCCTCATTAAGCTCAAGTAAATACAGAGGGAGTGGAGGATCAAATAGCAATCGCAATTTGGCCCAaaaacatcaccatcatcagcatcagcagcaaTCTTCTTTAAAGCAACAATCAATGTTGCTCTCATCGACGTCATCGGCGGTTTCATCGTCAAAATCGAGTGGAATTATTTCTACGTCTCATCAACATCATAACCAACAGCATTCTCATTCACAAAACCTATCAAATAATGAAAATGCATCTAATTTGGCAAGCAATTCCATCAGTCGACGAAAATCATCATTGACTTATCAACATCAACAAATCATGACGGCTACGACATCGTCAGCATCAGCTGATGTTATAGCAATGGTGGATATCGGCGATATTGATGTGGCGCGAAGCCCCAGTAGTTTTGCTTCTCCCAGCCGCTACAGTCCAAATGCGAATGACGGAGCATTCCATCACATTGGATCGAAGCTCTCTATACATCCAATCGATGCGCGATATGACGATACAATGACATGTTGCCTGCCGCCACCGTCTCCAGCACCGAATTGTGATCGTTTTATAATGGGGATTCCATCGCCATCGAGCTCTATTAATAGCAGTAGTCATTTGAATGATACACAGCCATCTTCTGCATCGGCTTTGATAAGTGGATCTCAATCATCCTCATCTTCCTCCACAACACAGCAGCAACAATCAATTGCGGGAGCGAATATCACACACAAATATAGTGGCGTGGGTATGAATAGCTCGATACAACGCTCAATGTCACCAAACTCGCGCTATCGGTTGCCCGAACGTTATCGTGAAATCTCGCCTAAGTGTGATAGATTTGTGGCATCACCTCATTTTCTATCGAACAGTACACCTCTTGTTTCGAATGATATTTATTTGTCTTCAAATGTGCATACACCTGTCAAACGCTATGTTCCAACTCCTCCTCCAACAGAAGTTTATTCAGATATTACCCATCATTCTACATCAACGTCATCGGCTTCTGCAACTGGCGCAAACTACCACACTCTCGTTAAAAGCCCAAACCTACCTCATCAAACACAATCTTCATCCCAACAAACACAACAACATAACAGTGTCAGCACTTTGCCGTATCGTTTCCGCATGAAATGTTGTATCAACGAGCAGCCAGTTTCCGTTTCCACGAATTTATCCACATTGAGTCAAAATACTCCACATCATGAACGAATTGCTGCAGCAAATAGTTTTGCCACATCACCCCGTGTTCGAAGTGGTTTTAAGTGCTCAGCTACTAATGATACCACTGCCTCTGAACTGTCACCGCAAAGGCAGAATGTTGCAAGCAGTTATCAGCAACAGCATGCAAACTCGGCAATACCAAACAATCTGCGTACACCTCGAAATAGTTCGTGCATTCTCAACGATTATGTTTCGCGTACACCAAGTATAGAATACATTGGCTCAAGTGTTGGACGTATCTTAACTCCAGTAAGCATACTCTCAGAGCCCAGCATCGGAGCATGCTTGCATTGTAATACAATAAGGCGAACGACCGGTGTACATCAGACAACTCAAACAACAGGTCCTGTCAGTCCGGTACCATTGCAGAATTTGCCGGAGGTTTCAGACTTGGCTGAAAGTGCTACTTCAAATGAGCTTACTTCATCCACTTCCACCCCATCCACAAATGAATCGCACATTTCTCCACTGTCCCCATCACAGCACTATCAACAGCATCAAGAACAGTTGCAAGTTTATCAGAGAAACCCAGAAATTATTTGCGGGGAACAACAACGGCGCGTCCACACACACGTCAATCGGAATTTCCAGAAACAACAACTAGACCAACATGAAGAACTTCTTCATTATAAAGAAGCCATTGATCAGCCAAAAGATCTGCTTCAagaacaacagcagcagcaacaacaacagcaacaacagcaccaacaacaacagcagcaacaacagcaacaacaacagcatgaACATTATTTGCAGCAACCATCGCAATACCAACAGCAACAGTTACAACTTCAGCACTCTCAGCAATATCATCAGCAGCAACCATCGCACAATCATATAAGACACATTGTAACAACGAACAATGTAACAGGCTCAGGAGTTGGAGGTATCCCCAACTCTTTGAACTCTAGGCAGCAATTGCAACATCGATTTTCTCGCAAGCAACGTCTCAATCAATATGTTCGCAAGCAAATATCAAAGTTCTTCGGTGTTGATTCTCAAACTGAAAATGATGAACGTGCCATATGGTTAGGGCGGCAACGACGTTTCGCGATCCGTCGCTTTGGTTCTCTAAAAACTGAAAGTGAACTGAACTCTAACAATGGTCGAAGGCATAATGTTGTACAGCAGCCACCTACAGAACGACCCGATATTCTACCGGCACAAACCGAGGAGTCGCAAGCCCAGTCGCATATTAATGTCGCCGACTTTAACCACGGCCAGCATGTAGAGCGCAAGGCATCGGTTCCCACCATGATAATTTCAGGAATGTCATACATAGTGCAGACGCTAAACAAGCGTCAGCACCGCAACCAGCGTCTTTGGTCACGTAGTTTTGCACCAGCGCATGTTACGGCTATCAATGGTGATAACCCGAGTGATATCTGTGAAGGTTTAACCACGTTGCAAGAAGAGGATGTATTCTTTGATTCACCGGGAAACGATTCAGGAAATTTCAGTAACGTCACTGAAGGACGAGTAGCCAGCGCAAAAATAATAGAACACCAGCGCCAAATTTACATGGGTGAAAGAGTTCATGGATGGCGAACCTCAGCTATTATTGACCAGCAACTTAGCCAGCAACAGCAAACCAATGGTGGCAACGGATTAGGACTAGGAAACGCAGTAGGAATGCAGCACCAAATTGGTAGCCGAGGTATTAGAATTTCATCGCAATTGCTTGATGGAGTTCTTGAAAATTCGAGACGTCCAGTAGCCCGAAAAGTCAAACTGTTCTCTGTGCAGGATCTCGATGATCGCAATGATCACCGGCCTTTCTTCACGTATTGGATTAACACAGTACAGATTCTTGTCCTGATATTGTCTTTGATTTGTTATGGAATCGGCCCCATCGGCTTAGGAATAGAACAAAAAACGGGCCAGGTCTTAGTGCCAAGCCTGAGTTTGCAGACAGTGCAACACCATGAGCAACGAAATGTTTGGATTGGACCAAGAAATAGTGATTTAGTTCATATGGGAGCCAAATTTGCAACTTGCATGCGCAAGGACATAAAAATAATGGATGTTATATCAAAAACAAGGCGTCAGGAACGTGAGACTGCTTGCTGTATTCGGAACGATGATTCGGGATGCGTACAAAGTTCACAAGCCGATTGTTCCGTTCGAGGACTCTTTCCAACT AAATGGTCACCGGGAGAGTCCGGACCAGGTGGCAGAATTTCCGGCTCAGTTTGCGGACTCGATCCGAAGTTTTGTGATGCTCCAGCTTCAATAGCTCCATACGAATGGCCTGACGATATTACCAAGTGGCCGATTTGTCGCAAAACCAATTCGTTTTCTCAAAGATTTCGTTTTAAGGACCACACGGCTGAGCATATGGTATGCGAGGTGATAGGCCATCCGTGCTGCACTGGAGTTTTTGGCGAGTGCCGCATAACCACTCGAGAATATTGTGATTTCGTAAATGGTTATTTTCATGAAGAAGCTTCTTTGTGCTCGCAG ATTTCGTGCCTCAATAATGTGTGTGGCATGTTTCCGTTCTTTTCCATAGAGGTGCCTGATCAATTCTACAGGTTGTTCACATCGTTGTGTCTACACGCTGGCATCCTACACTTGGCCATAACAATTGCCTTTCAGCATGTCTTTCTTGCCGATTTAGAACGCTTAATTGGTCCAATACGAACTGCAATCGTCTATATCGGTTCTGGGCTTGCAGGAAATCTAACAAGTGCTGTACTGGTTCCTTATAAGCCTGAG GTTGGACCACTTGCTTCTCTCGCTGGGGTAATCGCATCGTTTGTTGTTCTTTTGATTCTGATTCACTGGAAGCAACTGCGAAAGCCGCATTTAGCTCTTTTTAAGCTTATTGTTATCGGCGGTATACTATTTGGAATAGGAACTTTACCATGGCAATTAAACTTTGCTGGTCTGCTGGCCGGCATTTTCTGTGGAATATTCTTGACTATTGCATTAGTGCCATTTGTGACAATAACTAAATATGGCCGCAAGACAAAG ATCAATCTCATTTGGACTTGTATATTATTCCATTTATTTATCTACGCGGCAATGTTGGTTATTTTCTATCTATTTCCAACTGAAATTACATCGTTTAATTTTGGAGACGTCATAAATAGTGGTTTCAATTTGAACAGTGGCAGTATTGAAAGTTTCCGTAATATTCATGCAACGgcaaataacaacaataacaatcatcatcaacaacaacaacagcagcaacatcaccatcaccatcattcGGATGATATTATAACTAATACGGTGTTAAGTGCACTGACAACAAATAACGACAACAGTGCG CTGCAATATCAACAGCAAACGTTACAAtcacaacaaaaaacattttatcatCGGTTGTTCAATAGTAACAATCACAATCTCACCACcattaacaattattattattacaataataataatcgcAGCAATAGTAGAAACAACAATATGTAG
- the LOC129953392 gene encoding inactive rhomboid protein 1 isoform X1, whose amino-acid sequence MSSDDGNSYQKSNHHQTHLLHHPSSSIHHSQTTLPNPSLSSSKYRGSGGSNSNRNLAQKHHHHQHQQQSSLKQQSMLLSSTSSAVSSSKSSGIISTSHQHHNQQHSHSQNLSNNENASNLASNSISRRKSSLTYQHQQIMTATTSSASADVIAMVDIGDIDVARSPSSFASPSRYSPNANDGAFHHIGSKLSIHPIDARYDDTMTCCLPPPSPAPNCDRFIMGIPSPSSSINSSSHLNDTQPSSASALISGSQSSSSSSTTQQQQSIAGANITHKYSGVGMNSSIQRSMSPNSRYRLPERYREISPKCDRFVASPHFLSNSTPLVSNDIYLSSNVHTPVKRYVPTPPPTEVYSDITHHSTSTSSASATGANYHTLVKSPNLPHQTQSSSQQTQQHNSVSTLPYRFRMKCCINEQPVSVSTNLSTLSQNTPHHERIAAANSFATSPRVRSGFKCSATNDTTASELSPQRQNVASSYQQQHANSAIPNNLRTPRNSSCILNDYVSRTPSIEYIGSSVGRILTPVSILSEPSIGACLHCNTIRRTTGVHQTTQTTGPVSPVPLQNLPEVSDLAESATSNELTSSTSTPSTNESHISPLSPSQHYQQHQEQLQVYQRNPEIICGEQQRRVHTHVNRNFQKQQLDQHEELLHYKEAIDQPKDLLQEQQQQQQQQQQQHQQQQQQQQQQQQHEHYLQQPSQYQQQQLQLQHSQQYHQQQPSHNHIRHIVTTNNVTGSGVGGIPNSLNSRQQLQHRFSRKQRLNQYVRKQISKFFGVDSQTENDERAIWLGRQRRFAIRRFGSLKTESELNSNNGRRHNVVQQPPTERPDILPAQTEESQAQSHINVADFNHGQHVERKASVPTMIISGMSYIVQTLNKRQHRNQRLWSRSFAPAHVTAINGDNPSDICEGLTTLQEEDVFFDSPGNDSGNFSNVTEGRVASAKIIEHQRQIYMGERVHGWRTSAIIDQQLSQQQQTNGGNGLGLGNAVGMQHQIGSRGIRISSQLLDGVLENSRRPVARKVKLFSVQDLDDRNDHRPFFTYWINTVQILVLILSLICYGIGPIGLGIEQKTGQVLVPSLSLQTVQHHEQRNVWIGPRNSDLVHMGAKFATCMRKDIKIMDVISKTRRQERETACCIRNDDSGCVQSSQADCSVRGLFPTKSISTWKKWSPGESGPGGRISGSVCGLDPKFCDAPASIAPYEWPDDITKWPICRKTNSFSQRFRFKDHTAEHMVCEVIGHPCCTGVFGECRITTREYCDFVNGYFHEEASLCSQISCLNNVCGMFPFFSIEVPDQFYRLFTSLCLHAGILHLAITIAFQHVFLADLERLIGPIRTAIVYIGSGLAGNLTSAVLVPYKPEVGPLASLAGVIASFVVLLILIHWKQLRKPHLALFKLIVIGGILFGIGTLPWQLNFAGLLAGIFCGIFLTIALVPFVTITKYGRKTKINLIWTCILFHLFIYAAMLVIFYLFPTEITSFNFGDVINSGFNLNSGSIESFRNIHATANNNNNNHHQQQQQQQHHHHHHSDDIITNTVLSALTTNNDNSALQYQQQTLQSQQKTFYHRLFNSNNHNLTTINNYYYYNNNNRSNSRNNNM is encoded by the exons ATGTCTTCCGATGACGGAAATTCATATCAAAAGAGCAATCATCACCAAACGCACCTCCTTCATCATCCCAGTAGCAGCATCCATCACTCCCAAACAACGCTGCCGAATCCCTCATTAAGCTCAAGTAAATACAGAGGGAGTGGAGGATCAAATAGCAATCGCAATTTGGCCCAaaaacatcaccatcatcagcatcagcagcaaTCTTCTTTAAAGCAACAATCAATGTTGCTCTCATCGACGTCATCGGCGGTTTCATCGTCAAAATCGAGTGGAATTATTTCTACGTCTCATCAACATCATAACCAACAGCATTCTCATTCACAAAACCTATCAAATAATGAAAATGCATCTAATTTGGCAAGCAATTCCATCAGTCGACGAAAATCATCATTGACTTATCAACATCAACAAATCATGACGGCTACGACATCGTCAGCATCAGCTGATGTTATAGCAATGGTGGATATCGGCGATATTGATGTGGCGCGAAGCCCCAGTAGTTTTGCTTCTCCCAGCCGCTACAGTCCAAATGCGAATGACGGAGCATTCCATCACATTGGATCGAAGCTCTCTATACATCCAATCGATGCGCGATATGACGATACAATGACATGTTGCCTGCCGCCACCGTCTCCAGCACCGAATTGTGATCGTTTTATAATGGGGATTCCATCGCCATCGAGCTCTATTAATAGCAGTAGTCATTTGAATGATACACAGCCATCTTCTGCATCGGCTTTGATAAGTGGATCTCAATCATCCTCATCTTCCTCCACAACACAGCAGCAACAATCAATTGCGGGAGCGAATATCACACACAAATATAGTGGCGTGGGTATGAATAGCTCGATACAACGCTCAATGTCACCAAACTCGCGCTATCGGTTGCCCGAACGTTATCGTGAAATCTCGCCTAAGTGTGATAGATTTGTGGCATCACCTCATTTTCTATCGAACAGTACACCTCTTGTTTCGAATGATATTTATTTGTCTTCAAATGTGCATACACCTGTCAAACGCTATGTTCCAACTCCTCCTCCAACAGAAGTTTATTCAGATATTACCCATCATTCTACATCAACGTCATCGGCTTCTGCAACTGGCGCAAACTACCACACTCTCGTTAAAAGCCCAAACCTACCTCATCAAACACAATCTTCATCCCAACAAACACAACAACATAACAGTGTCAGCACTTTGCCGTATCGTTTCCGCATGAAATGTTGTATCAACGAGCAGCCAGTTTCCGTTTCCACGAATTTATCCACATTGAGTCAAAATACTCCACATCATGAACGAATTGCTGCAGCAAATAGTTTTGCCACATCACCCCGTGTTCGAAGTGGTTTTAAGTGCTCAGCTACTAATGATACCACTGCCTCTGAACTGTCACCGCAAAGGCAGAATGTTGCAAGCAGTTATCAGCAACAGCATGCAAACTCGGCAATACCAAACAATCTGCGTACACCTCGAAATAGTTCGTGCATTCTCAACGATTATGTTTCGCGTACACCAAGTATAGAATACATTGGCTCAAGTGTTGGACGTATCTTAACTCCAGTAAGCATACTCTCAGAGCCCAGCATCGGAGCATGCTTGCATTGTAATACAATAAGGCGAACGACCGGTGTACATCAGACAACTCAAACAACAGGTCCTGTCAGTCCGGTACCATTGCAGAATTTGCCGGAGGTTTCAGACTTGGCTGAAAGTGCTACTTCAAATGAGCTTACTTCATCCACTTCCACCCCATCCACAAATGAATCGCACATTTCTCCACTGTCCCCATCACAGCACTATCAACAGCATCAAGAACAGTTGCAAGTTTATCAGAGAAACCCAGAAATTATTTGCGGGGAACAACAACGGCGCGTCCACACACACGTCAATCGGAATTTCCAGAAACAACAACTAGACCAACATGAAGAACTTCTTCATTATAAAGAAGCCATTGATCAGCCAAAAGATCTGCTTCAagaacaacagcagcagcaacaacaacagcaacaacagcaccaacaacaacagcagcaacaacagcaacaacaacagcatgaACATTATTTGCAGCAACCATCGCAATACCAACAGCAACAGTTACAACTTCAGCACTCTCAGCAATATCATCAGCAGCAACCATCGCACAATCATATAAGACACATTGTAACAACGAACAATGTAACAGGCTCAGGAGTTGGAGGTATCCCCAACTCTTTGAACTCTAGGCAGCAATTGCAACATCGATTTTCTCGCAAGCAACGTCTCAATCAATATGTTCGCAAGCAAATATCAAAGTTCTTCGGTGTTGATTCTCAAACTGAAAATGATGAACGTGCCATATGGTTAGGGCGGCAACGACGTTTCGCGATCCGTCGCTTTGGTTCTCTAAAAACTGAAAGTGAACTGAACTCTAACAATGGTCGAAGGCATAATGTTGTACAGCAGCCACCTACAGAACGACCCGATATTCTACCGGCACAAACCGAGGAGTCGCAAGCCCAGTCGCATATTAATGTCGCCGACTTTAACCACGGCCAGCATGTAGAGCGCAAGGCATCGGTTCCCACCATGATAATTTCAGGAATGTCATACATAGTGCAGACGCTAAACAAGCGTCAGCACCGCAACCAGCGTCTTTGGTCACGTAGTTTTGCACCAGCGCATGTTACGGCTATCAATGGTGATAACCCGAGTGATATCTGTGAAGGTTTAACCACGTTGCAAGAAGAGGATGTATTCTTTGATTCACCGGGAAACGATTCAGGAAATTTCAGTAACGTCACTGAAGGACGAGTAGCCAGCGCAAAAATAATAGAACACCAGCGCCAAATTTACATGGGTGAAAGAGTTCATGGATGGCGAACCTCAGCTATTATTGACCAGCAACTTAGCCAGCAACAGCAAACCAATGGTGGCAACGGATTAGGACTAGGAAACGCAGTAGGAATGCAGCACCAAATTGGTAGCCGAGGTATTAGAATTTCATCGCAATTGCTTGATGGAGTTCTTGAAAATTCGAGACGTCCAGTAGCCCGAAAAGTCAAACTGTTCTCTGTGCAGGATCTCGATGATCGCAATGATCACCGGCCTTTCTTCACGTATTGGATTAACACAGTACAGATTCTTGTCCTGATATTGTCTTTGATTTGTTATGGAATCGGCCCCATCGGCTTAGGAATAGAACAAAAAACGGGCCAGGTCTTAGTGCCAAGCCTGAGTTTGCAGACAGTGCAACACCATGAGCAACGAAATGTTTGGATTGGACCAAGAAATAGTGATTTAGTTCATATGGGAGCCAAATTTGCAACTTGCATGCGCAAGGACATAAAAATAATGGATGTTATATCAAAAACAAGGCGTCAGGAACGTGAGACTGCTTGCTGTATTCGGAACGATGATTCGGGATGCGTACAAAGTTCACAAGCCGATTGTTCCGTTCGAGGACTCTTTCCAACT aaatctattTCCACATGGAAGAAATGGTCACCGGGAGAGTCCGGACCAGGTGGCAGAATTTCCGGCTCAGTTTGCGGACTCGATCCGAAGTTTTGTGATGCTCCAGCTTCAATAGCTCCATACGAATGGCCTGACGATATTACCAAGTGGCCGATTTGTCGCAAAACCAATTCGTTTTCTCAAAGATTTCGTTTTAAGGACCACACGGCTGAGCATATGGTATGCGAGGTGATAGGCCATCCGTGCTGCACTGGAGTTTTTGGCGAGTGCCGCATAACCACTCGAGAATATTGTGATTTCGTAAATGGTTATTTTCATGAAGAAGCTTCTTTGTGCTCGCAG ATTTCGTGCCTCAATAATGTGTGTGGCATGTTTCCGTTCTTTTCCATAGAGGTGCCTGATCAATTCTACAGGTTGTTCACATCGTTGTGTCTACACGCTGGCATCCTACACTTGGCCATAACAATTGCCTTTCAGCATGTCTTTCTTGCCGATTTAGAACGCTTAATTGGTCCAATACGAACTGCAATCGTCTATATCGGTTCTGGGCTTGCAGGAAATCTAACAAGTGCTGTACTGGTTCCTTATAAGCCTGAG GTTGGACCACTTGCTTCTCTCGCTGGGGTAATCGCATCGTTTGTTGTTCTTTTGATTCTGATTCACTGGAAGCAACTGCGAAAGCCGCATTTAGCTCTTTTTAAGCTTATTGTTATCGGCGGTATACTATTTGGAATAGGAACTTTACCATGGCAATTAAACTTTGCTGGTCTGCTGGCCGGCATTTTCTGTGGAATATTCTTGACTATTGCATTAGTGCCATTTGTGACAATAACTAAATATGGCCGCAAGACAAAG ATCAATCTCATTTGGACTTGTATATTATTCCATTTATTTATCTACGCGGCAATGTTGGTTATTTTCTATCTATTTCCAACTGAAATTACATCGTTTAATTTTGGAGACGTCATAAATAGTGGTTTCAATTTGAACAGTGGCAGTATTGAAAGTTTCCGTAATATTCATGCAACGgcaaataacaacaataacaatcatcatcaacaacaacaacagcagcaacatcaccatcaccatcattcGGATGATATTATAACTAATACGGTGTTAAGTGCACTGACAACAAATAACGACAACAGTGCG CTGCAATATCAACAGCAAACGTTACAAtcacaacaaaaaacattttatcatCGGTTGTTCAATAGTAACAATCACAATCTCACCACcattaacaattattattattacaataataataatcgcAGCAATAGTAGAAACAACAATATGTAG